The Mailhella massiliensis DNA segment CACGCTGGCCCAGAAGGACGTGCCCGTCGTGCACCTCGACATGCCCGACGAAAGCGCCTTCTCCGCAGGCAAGATGATGATGCTGCTCGAGGCCGCCACCATCTTCACCGGATGGCTCATGGGCATCAATCCCGTGGATCAGCCCGCCGTGGAAAACGGCAAGAAGCTCGCCCGCGCCCGTCTCGGTATGCCCGGTTCGGAAGAGGACGCCGCCCGTCTTGCCATGTTCACCGCCATTCCCTCGGAAAACATGGAATTCTAAGCGCTCCGGCAGCCCCTGCCGCCGTGCATGACATTCCCCCCGCATGAAAGGCTCCGGCTCCGCCCCACGCGGAGTCGGAGCCTGACGGCAGAAAAGGCTTTCGGGTAAAGGATAAGGTTCGTGTTTCCCCGGCAGGCCCACGCAGGCCGGGAAACGCCCGCTTCACCGGAGTCTCTGCGGCTCCGCAATCCTTTTCGAAGGTATCGTTATGGATGACGCAAGTCAGAACGGCGCGGACAACAAGCTGCCGTTCAACCTGGCAAAATTCTTTTCCTACATTTCGCTGGTGCTGATTCTCATTTCCAGCGTCATCCTCACGCTCTTCATCGGCCGCACCATGACAAGCTCCGTGCTGGAAAGCCAGCAGGAGTATGCGCTTCTTCTTGCAGACAACATCAACCGCCAGATTTTCCGCAAGTTCACGCTTCCCGTCACCTACGCTTCCGGCCGCGTCGCTCTTTCCAATCCGGCGCAGTACAAACTGCTCGACGAGGTCATACAGTCGCAGCTGCACGGGCTTCAGCTCTCCAGCGTGCGCCTTTACGACGACCACTACACCATTCTCTATTCCACCGATCCCAAGGAAGTGCGCCGTACCGACCTGTACACCGCGGGCATTCCTCTGGTATTTGAAGGAAAGCCCCATCACTTCGACGTGATTTCCTCCATTCCCTACACGCAGGCGCTGGTGACGCCCAACCTCAAGGACGGCACCTTCCTGCTGCGTACCGTCTTTCCCCTGACCATAGACTCCGACTTTCAGGGTCTGCGCCTGCGCGGCCAGCCCGTGCCCGTACTCGGCGTTCTGGAAATCGTGCAGGACATGACGCCGCAGTACCGGGGAACCATACGTTCCCAGTGGCTCATCATTGCGGGATTTCTCGTTTCCACGCTCATCCTGTTCTTCCTGCTGCACTTCGTGGCCCGCAAGGCGGAATTCACCCTGAGCCGCCGCATGGCCCGCAACCGTCAGCTGGAAGCCCAGCTCCATCAGGCGGAAAAACTGGCCAGCATGGGCCGCATGGTGGCTTCCATCGCCCATGAAATACGAAACCCCCTGGGCATCATCCGTTCCAGTTCCGAATTCCTCATCCGGCGGCACAAGACGGAAGACGCCACCACTCAGGCCATGCTCTCCGCCATCTACGACGAATCCTGCCGCCTCGGCACCACGGTCAACGACTTTCTGGACTACGCCCGGCCCCGTCAGCCGCGGAAGGACACCGTGAACCTTCAGGACGTGCTCAACAAGGCCATGGCCTTCCTCGGGGGAGAATTTCAGCGCCAGGGCGTGGAAATCCACGCGAATCTTTCCCCCGATCTCATCGTTCAGGGGGACCCCGACCTCCTGTACCGCGCATTCTACAACATTCTCGCCAACGCGCAGCAGGCCATGAAGGGCCCGGGGCAGATCTTCATCGAAAGCGCCCTGCCCGCCGACGGGCAGATAACCCTCACCTTCCGCGACACGGGCCCGGGATTCGCCGAGGGCACGCTGGACAAGGTCATGGACCCGTTCTTCACCACCAAGGACAACGGAACAGGTCTCGGTCTGCCCATCGTTCAGGCCATCATCGATTCCCACGGCGGCGGCATGAAGCTTGCCAACGCCCCGCAGGGAGGAGCGCTCATCACCGTCCGTTTCCCCGCGCAGCATACTTCAACCGAACAAGGAAGCTCCCATGAGTGACATATCCCACATTCTCGTCATCGACGACGAAAAAAACTATCTCATCGTCATGGAGGCGCTGCTCAAGGACGCGGGCTATGAGGTAACGGCGCTCAACGACCCGGAAATGGCCCTGCAGTTTCTGGACGAGTCGGAAGTGGACGTGGTCATCACCGACATGAAGATGCCCAAGCTCACCGGCAAGGAAGTGCTGCAGCGCATCAAAAAATCCTGGCCCGACCTGCCCGTGCTCATCATGACGGCCTTCGGCAGCATCGAAAGCGCGGTGGAAGCCATGCGCTACGGCGCCTTCGACTACATCACCAAACCCTTCGCCAACGACGAACTGCTGCTTTCCGTGCACAACGCCGTGGAACTTTCCAAGGCGCACCGGCAGTACAAGCTGCTGCAGGAATCGCTGGAGGAACGCTACCGCACCCATCACATCATCGGCAAATCCAAAGCCATCCGCAACACGCTCTCCATCGTGGACAGGGTGGCCGTAAGCCGCTCCACCGTGCTCATTACCGGCGAATCGGGCACGGGCAAGGAACTGGTGGCCCGGGCCATACACTTCAGTTCCCCGCGCAAGGAAGGCCCCTTCGTTTCCGTCAACTGCATGGCCTTCAACTCCGGCGTACTGGAAAGCGAACTGTTCGGCCATGAAAAAGGCTCCTTCACCGGCGCCGTGGCCACGCGCCGGGGCCGTTTCGAGCAGGCCGACCACGGCACGCTCTTTCTGGACGAAGTGGGCGAGCTCAGCATGGATCTTCAGGTCAAGCTGCTGCGTGTGCTCCAGGAAAGAGTATTCGAACGCGTAGGCGGCACGGACCCCATCAGCGTGGATATCCGCGTGGTGGCGGCCACCAACCGCGACCTCTCCAAAATGGTGGAGGAAGGAACCTTCCGCGAAGACCTCTTCTATCGCCTCAACGTCGTACAGATTCCCATTCCGCCCCTGCGTGAGCGTAGGGAGGATATTCCCCTTCTCATCGCTCACTTTACGGAAAAAATCGCCGAAGACAACGGCATTCCCGCCAAAAGCTTCAGCACCGAAGCGCAGAACTACCTTACCGGCTATGAATGGCCCGGCAACATCCGTCAGCTTCAGAACGTGCTGGAAGGCTGCATGGTCATGGTTCCCGGACCGGTCATCGGCGTGGACGATCTGCCCCCGGAAATACGCGGCGAGGAATCGCAGTTCAAAAGCGCCGTGGACCTTCTGCCCGTGGAACTCAACCTGGCCGACACTCTGGACAGGATAGAAGCCGCGCTCATCAAACGCGCGCTGGTCAGGGCCGACTTCGTGCAGGCCCATGCGGCGGAACTTCTGGGCATATCCCGCAGCCTCATGCAGTATAAATTGAAAAAGTACAACATCACCGGGCACTGAGCCTGAACACGTTTTCCGCGGGCGCATCATGCGCCCGCTTTTTTGTGCACGCCGAAAAGCCGAGGGAACTTCTCTCCGGGAAGCTGCCTCCCCCTCTTCGCCACAACGTGCTTTTCCGAAGACGCTCCCTGCCGCACGGAGAGCATTTCTTTTTCCGAACGCTGTTTTCCTCTCACCGCCGGAAACACCCTCCTCATGCCGTTTTCAGGCCGGCCCTCTCCCCAGCGAAGAGAGCCGCAGGAACACACGCTATTCCCGCAGCTCGTCCGGCTTCAAGCGCCACACGATCCGGGAAGTACCTGCGGAGAACGACCGGATGTCCCCCTTTTCCCAACAGGGAGCCCGCAAAACGAAACAGGAACAACCATTTTTACAACTTACCGGATTTAAACGTCTTTCCTCTTTGTCGTCTTTCTTCCTTCAGGAGTGTTTCACGTGAAACATTCCCTGCGCGGTCGTCCATGTTTCACGTGAAACACTCCTTGCTTTTCGCCATGTCAGCGTTTATGTAAAGAAAGACTTTGGGAAAGGAGCTTTATCTTGGCCAGAATCATTGCCGTCGCCAACCAGAAAGGCGGCGTGGGCAAAACCACCACGTCGGTCAACCTTTCCGCCTCTCTGGCTATCATGGAAAATCGCGTACTTCTGGTGGATTGCGATCCGCAGGCAAATTCCACCAGTTCTCTGGGATTCGACCAGCAGAATCTCACACGCAACCTTTATACCGCGCTTTGCGGCACCTCCACGCTGGAAGAAACGCTGCTCCCCACGGCAACGCCCTATCTTACCCTGCTTCCCTCTTCCACCGACCTTGTGGGCATAGAAATAGAGCTGGTGGACAAGATGGCCCGGGAATTCTATCTTGCCGACCTGCTCGGTCAGATAGCCGACAATTACGACTACATCATTCTCGACTGTCCGCCCTCCCTCGGCCTCATCACCATCAATACGCTGTGCGCCGCGCATGAAATACTCATTCCTCTGCAGTGCGAATTCTTTGCTCTGGAAGGAATCGTCAAGCTGCTGCATACCTACGAACAGGTACGCAAACGCCTGAACAGAGAACTGCAGATTCTGGGCGTGCTGCTCACCATGTACGATTCCCGCAACAAACTGGCGCGTCAGGTCAAGGCCGAGGCGGAACGCTGCTTTCCCAAGCATATGTTCGAAACCGTCATTCCCCGCAACGTGCGCCTTTCCGAAGCGCCCAGTCACGGAAAATCCATCCTGCATTACGACATCAAGTCCAAGGGGGCGGAAGCCTATCTGGCCCTTGCCCGCGAGGTCGTCCACAAAACGGCCCAGCCCTGAAGAAAAGGCGCCTGTCCGCGACTCTCTTCTTCCCCCTGCGGAAAAGAGGCGGCACGCCGTTCCCTTCCCTGAGCCGATGTTCCACAAAAAATCGGAAACACGAACATAGGCGACAGCATCCGGCCTGCGCGGCAGGCCTGCATGACCGTGAACCAGAGCCTGCGGCTCTCTGTGAGGATATCATGAACATTCCCGAACGCGGACTCGGCCGAGGCCTCAGTTCCCTTCTCAGTTCCGCCACGGAAAACGGCAGCGAGGAAACGAGGAAACTTGCCCTTACGCAGCTTGTTCCCGGCAAGCATCAGCCCAGAAAACTCTTCGACAACAACGCCCTTGCCGAACTTGCCGTCTCCATCAGAAACCAGGGCGTTATCCAGCCCCTTCTGGTACGCCTTCTGCCGGGTATGCCCCAGCGCTACGAAATCGTGGCCGGGGAACGGCGCTGGCGTGCGGCACGCATGGCGGGCCTTACGGAAGTGCCCGTCATCGTCACCGAATACACCGACAAGGAAGCCATGACCGTGGCGCTGGTGGAGAACCTCCAGCGTGAGGATCTGAATCCCATGGAAGAGGCCGAAGCCCTGCAGGCTCTGCGCAAAGCCCACGGCCTGAGTCAGGAAGCGCTGGCGGAACAGCTCGGCAAAAGCCGTTCCGCCGTAGCCAACAGTCTGCGCCTGCTCCAGCTCCCCGCCGCCATGCAGGAAGCGCTCGCCGTAAGCGACATCAGCGCAGGTCATGCCCGCGCCCTGCTCGCGGTAGCCGATGAAGGTCTGCGCGAGCAGCTTTTTGCCGCCATCCGGGAACATCACCTTTCCGTACGCGAAGCGGAAGCTGCTGCCGACACCTGCAAGCGCAGCGGCAGACTCCCGGAAAAGCTCCTCCCGCAAAACGGAACGGAAAAGCCGCGCGCTCCCCGTGCTCCCCGGCCGCAGGTCATCAGGGATCTGCAAAAGCTTCTGCGGCAGAGCAGCGGCACAAAGGCCACCATCAACGGCAACGAACAGAGCGGCCGCGTACAGATTCCCTACTCCAGCCCCGAAGAGCTGACCCGCATTCTCGGTATGCTTGGGCTGAAAGACGAAGATTGAGCAGGAAAACTTCCGATGCCCCTTCAAGGCGTCCGCGTTATGGCGGACGCCTTTTTTCGCCTCTCTGCCGAAGCTCATTCTTTTCAGAAAAACACGGCGGGAACGCTTATGCTTTCCCGCTCTTCCGCATCGCGGCAATCCTTTCTTTCACGGCGGCCCTCTCCACGGCATTGCGCCACGTTTCCCGGCGGTAGAATACCCATCCGCATACTGCGGGAATCAAAGGAGAAACGGCCTGCCCTGCATATATGCCCATGTAGCCCATACCGAGGATATCCGCCCCCAACCAGGCAAAAAACAGCCTTGCCGCAAAGGCTTCCAGCAACGCATTGCCGAGAGCGACATCCGCCCGGCCCACGCCCAGAGCGAAGGAATCGAAGCTGTACATGGCCACATACAGCACAGAGTTCACCGAACAGCACAGTCGAAGATACTCCACCCCCACCTTCACCACCTCCGATTCTGCAGGAGCAAAAAGCTCCATAACCGGCACGGCGAAAACCTGCACGGGAACGACCAGACATACGGTAACGGCCATACTCAGCCGGAATCCTTCCCAGAGCACCTCCTTCACTCTCCCGGCATTCCCCGCACCGGCGTTCTGCGCCACCATGGCCGTCACGGCCTGCCCTATCCC contains these protein-coding regions:
- a CDS encoding sigma-54-dependent transcriptional regulator — protein: MSDISHILVIDDEKNYLIVMEALLKDAGYEVTALNDPEMALQFLDESEVDVVITDMKMPKLTGKEVLQRIKKSWPDLPVLIMTAFGSIESAVEAMRYGAFDYITKPFANDELLLSVHNAVELSKAHRQYKLLQESLEERYRTHHIIGKSKAIRNTLSIVDRVAVSRSTVLITGESGTGKELVARAIHFSSPRKEGPFVSVNCMAFNSGVLESELFGHEKGSFTGAVATRRGRFEQADHGTLFLDEVGELSMDLQVKLLRVLQERVFERVGGTDPISVDIRVVAATNRDLSKMVEEGTFREDLFYRLNVVQIPIPPLRERREDIPLLIAHFTEKIAEDNGIPAKSFSTEAQNYLTGYEWPGNIRQLQNVLEGCMVMVPGPVIGVDDLPPEIRGEESQFKSAVDLLPVELNLADTLDRIEAALIKRALVRADFVQAHAAELLGISRSLMQYKLKKYNITGH
- a CDS encoding sensor histidine kinase, with product MDDASQNGADNKLPFNLAKFFSYISLVLILISSVILTLFIGRTMTSSVLESQQEYALLLADNINRQIFRKFTLPVTYASGRVALSNPAQYKLLDEVIQSQLHGLQLSSVRLYDDHYTILYSTDPKEVRRTDLYTAGIPLVFEGKPHHFDVISSIPYTQALVTPNLKDGTFLLRTVFPLTIDSDFQGLRLRGQPVPVLGVLEIVQDMTPQYRGTIRSQWLIIAGFLVSTLILFFLLHFVARKAEFTLSRRMARNRQLEAQLHQAEKLASMGRMVASIAHEIRNPLGIIRSSSEFLIRRHKTEDATTQAMLSAIYDESCRLGTTVNDFLDYARPRQPRKDTVNLQDVLNKAMAFLGGEFQRQGVEIHANLSPDLIVQGDPDLLYRAFYNILANAQQAMKGPGQIFIESALPADGQITLTFRDTGPGFAEGTLDKVMDPFFTTKDNGTGLGLPIVQAIIDSHGGGMKLANAPQGGALITVRFPAQHTSTEQGSSHE
- a CDS encoding ParB/RepB/Spo0J family partition protein — protein: MNIPERGLGRGLSSLLSSATENGSEETRKLALTQLVPGKHQPRKLFDNNALAELAVSIRNQGVIQPLLVRLLPGMPQRYEIVAGERRWRAARMAGLTEVPVIVTEYTDKEAMTVALVENLQREDLNPMEEAEALQALRKAHGLSQEALAEQLGKSRSAVANSLRLLQLPAAMQEALAVSDISAGHARALLAVADEGLREQLFAAIREHHLSVREAEAAADTCKRSGRLPEKLLPQNGTEKPRAPRAPRPQVIRDLQKLLRQSSGTKATINGNEQSGRVQIPYSSPEELTRILGMLGLKDED
- a CDS encoding ParA family protein, which encodes MARIIAVANQKGGVGKTTTSVNLSASLAIMENRVLLVDCDPQANSTSSLGFDQQNLTRNLYTALCGTSTLEETLLPTATPYLTLLPSSTDLVGIEIELVDKMAREFYLADLLGQIADNYDYIILDCPPSLGLITINTLCAAHEILIPLQCEFFALEGIVKLLHTYEQVRKRLNRELQILGVLLTMYDSRNKLARQVKAEAERCFPKHMFETVIPRNVRLSEAPSHGKSILHYDIKSKGAEAYLALAREVVHKTAQP